A genomic segment from Pollutimonas thiosulfatoxidans encodes:
- a CDS encoding alpha/beta fold hydrolase, with protein MCASPAGTHRMAYWEWGDPDNDQVLLCVHGLTRTGRDFDRMAARLSRHYRVVCPDVVGRGKSDWLLNGAGYVVPQYAADMLTLIARLQPGRLDWVGTSMGGLIGLALAGTLAMSAMMRPPRGASGLAPEQTLKLGKMVLNDIGPRLNFSGLSRIAQYVAEPMRFGSFELAVDYVRTISAGFGLHDQEGWEALTRHVFTQEGDQWVKHYDLRIAEPFADQSEQTVRKSEALLWAAYESVASPILLVRGELSDLLTAEAAQEMLRRNPHASLLDVPGVGHAPTFRSDDQIDPVEAFLLRG; from the coding sequence CCCTGCCGGCACCCACCGGATGGCTTACTGGGAGTGGGGCGATCCTGACAACGATCAGGTTCTATTGTGTGTGCACGGACTCACGCGCACCGGCCGCGATTTCGATCGCATGGCGGCACGGCTGTCACGCCACTACCGCGTCGTCTGTCCCGATGTCGTGGGCCGCGGCAAGTCCGACTGGCTGCTGAACGGCGCCGGCTACGTCGTGCCGCAGTACGCCGCCGACATGCTGACCTTGATCGCCAGGCTGCAGCCCGGCCGGCTCGATTGGGTAGGCACCTCCATGGGTGGACTGATCGGCCTGGCCTTGGCGGGCACGCTGGCCATGTCGGCAATGATGCGTCCGCCGCGCGGGGCTTCCGGCCTGGCGCCCGAGCAGACGCTGAAATTAGGTAAGATGGTGTTGAACGACATCGGGCCCAGGCTGAATTTTTCGGGTCTGTCGCGTATTGCGCAGTATGTCGCCGAGCCCATGCGGTTTGGCTCTTTCGAACTGGCGGTAGATTACGTTCGTACGATATCGGCCGGCTTTGGCCTGCACGACCAGGAAGGCTGGGAAGCGCTGACCCGTCATGTGTTCACGCAGGAAGGCGATCAGTGGGTCAAGCATTACGACCTGCGCATCGCCGAGCCCTTTGCCGATCAGTCCGAACAGACCGTGCGCAAGTCCGAGGCACTATTGTGGGCGGCATACGAAAGCGTCGCCAGCCCCATATTGCTGGTGCGCGGCGAGCTATCCGACTTGTTGACCGCCGAGGCGGCGCAAGAAATGCTGCGCCGCAATCCGCACGCAAGCTTGCTGGACGTACCCGGTGTTGGGCATGCGCCCACTTTCCGCAGCGATGATCAAATCGATCCGGTAGAAGCGTTTTTGCTGCGCGGGTAG